Sequence from the Rhodothermales bacterium genome:
CAAACGTTGGGGTGCTCTGTTCTGGCCGCGGTCTGGGCCTCGCGCGTGAAGCGTTCGCGCGTCTCTGAATCGTGTGCTATCTGATTCGAAAGAAATTTGAGTGCGACGATACGATCAAGCCGTACATCGCGGGCGCGATAGACAACGCCCATTCCTCCTCGTCCAATCTCCTTTTCAATCTGGAAGTGCGATACGAGGGATCCTATCATCGTGGGCCTCCGAGTACGATAACAGTCTGCGAGTAGGTCGTTGGCGCAATACCGCCACGCAAACGCCACAGGAGAAAGTGCCGCGGTGTTCACGATTCATCGTTGCCGGCGCAATGCTATCTCGATGGGTACACAGACGATCGTGTAGTGTCTGTAGGGGAAACCCTGAAAGCGACCGGACTGCTCCGATCCTTTCGTCCAGTGCCTTACTGCTTCTTGATATCCAGCGCTGCTATGGACACCGCAACTCGTGGGAGGATTCCCGGATACAGTGCCACGCCCGTTTATACTCAAGCGCAGAGTCATCTGAACATAGACGGTACGAAGAAGGCCTTGTCGTCGCAGCCGAGCAACGCTGGGCGGCAGCAAGGAATCTGTCCCAGAACACCCTGATATAGGCGCCAGGCTTGTGGGGAAATACCTGATTCGGCGTGATCTTCGGGACAAAGCTTGAGAAGGTCCTTCGAACAGGCGACATTGATGAAAGTCAGTAGCCTAACGGTGGACACATGAACAAGGAATTGCGCGACCTTTTTCTGTACTTGTCCGGACTGGCAGCGGTTGGCTTCGGAATGGTCGGACTCCTGCTTGCCTTTGGCCACGTCCTCTTGCAATCCTGCTGCAACACGGTTCTTGTCACCAACGGTACGGTGTTGTACGCGCTCGGCGGAAGGATCTGGTACCCCATCCTGTGGGCAGCTCTCGGCATAGCAATCCTGCTGCTCACCGCGAGAAACCGAGGTTGACGTCACGCACGTGATCGACGGTAACCAGCCTCACGTGGACGAGACCATTGGCCTGATTCAAGACCCTCGGCGCATCGTGCTGAGTTGTGAAAGCAAATTGTAGAGCCACGAAAAGACCGCACCGCCGACGAGGCCATCGATCAAGCCCCACCCAAATCCAACCAGGCTGCCAAAAGGGCTGATGTTGTATCCGCGGTAGACCCGGGCGATGAGCGTAGGCTCGCCCGTCGCCCCATCAAAAAAGATGATCCACCACGTGATCAAGAAGAGGCCGACGCCCCAGAAGAGTCCGCAGGTCACGGAGAACGCTAGAACATTGAGCCGCCCTACACCAAGCCACTGCGCCAACGCGCTTCGTCGCCGCCCCTCATCATCCTGCACTTCATCGGAATCAAACCGGTGACCGCAGTCGCACTTCTTTGCGTTGTCGGGTGACACCTCGCCGCACTTCGGAC
This genomic interval carries:
- a CDS encoding bacteriophage holin — translated: MQTKLCPKCGEVSPDNAKKCDCGHRFDSDEVQDDEGRRRSALAQWLGVGRLNVLAFSVTCGLFWGVGLFLITWWIIFFDGATGEPTLIARVYRGYNISPFGSLVGFGWGLIDGLVGGAVFSWLYNLLSQLSTMRRGS